A window of Bacillus sp. DX3.1 genomic DNA:
CCTTCTATATATCCCCTTACATCCTGTTCAAGATACACATAATCAAGAACTTGTTCTGCGACGCTGTATAGCTGTTCTTCAGATAAGAACGATTCTCTTTCATGAACAGATAAAACGAGTGGTGGGATCAAAATAGAAAAAGCACGCTTAAAAACAGAGTCCGTTCCTTTATCACCGATTTTGTAAAACAAATAGTCGGGACTCAGTGCCTGCAGCAGTAGTCCGCGTAGCTCCTTCTGCCTAAATACTTCACCTGTAATCCATCGTGACAGCGTACTGTAAATCAGTTTATCGCGCAGTTCGGCATCAGGTGATCCGATATAGTCAAGCATCCATTGTGCATATGGATATGCGTCCACATCTTCCGGGACGGAGTAATTGTTATTTTTGATGCGTTGTAGCTCTTGTTTCAATTCGTATTGGTCCATCATAATATTTTCTGTCCTCTCTTTTAAAGTTTTTATGTCTTGTTTTTTACACTACCCTATATTTCTCTTTACGGGATTAGTAAGTCTATAGTATCACCGATTGGGGTGTTATTTGGAACAAATCTTACTAGACCAACAAAAAAACAAAATGATGCGCAAACTAATATCAGCTTGCACGTCATTTCGTTTTTTCTATGCTTTAGATTAGTTAAGTATTAAATTATCCTCACTTAGATGTCCCTAACTTAAAACATTATTTATTTAAATCTTTTTTCGTTACTTCACTTCTAATATTTACATCTTTTGAGAATTCAGTATCGTTTTTTAGATTATTAGGATATTTATTTTTACGTTCTCGATTATCGTTTCGATTCGTCATAAATTGTCCTCCTCTTATTAAGATTTGTACCTATTTTGTACCAAAGGAACAATTCCATACAGATTAAATTTTTATTTTATCTCTAAGTAAATACACTATGAACTGATAATGTTTACAACTCCTTTTTCCACTTTTTGTGCACTTTCTTTTAGGCAAAATACTTACTTGTTGGCACATACTACTCTTATTGGAGGTGACAATCATGGGACACAATCAAAACCCATTTACAACAAAGAAGCGTAATGCCAACGGACAATACGATAAGGAACCACACAGCATCGACAGCCACGGCAATTTTGTACCTAACACACCAACGAATGAAGCTGTTCTTCGTGCTGAAAGACCAAAGAAGAAATGAAAAAAGCCCTGGAATTCTCTCCTGGGCTTTTTTCATTTCTAATAATTTTTATTGATATCGCTTGTCAAAATTGATGAGTAAGTAACATTATCTTTTTGCTGTCTCACCAAGAATACTTACGACCTCTGATTCTGCATGACCATCCCTCTCTTCTATCAGCATTAACAGTCACTGCTCGAGTATCAACTGCATCTGGAAGAACCGATTTTTACTACTAGAGACGGTAATAAGATGAATCCAATTTGACACAATACATTCAATATATTTCCAAGCTATCTGGACATGATAAAAGATGAGGTGACTGTCATGAAGGATGAGATATTAGAATTAGTACCAGGATCGGTAAAGAAGTTACTCCAGAAAGAAGTTAAAGATGGGAACCGATGCCTCATTGATTTGGTTGTCGATGAGGCAACTACTTATGGATTTGAACCGGAGCAAGTAGTCCCTTGTATCATGGCGGGTTATTATGTTTACGAATCCACGACCTATCCCAGTGAAATGGAGGAAGAATGGAAGTTGAGCTTGGTTTTTCACGCGGCCAATCGTTCGGCAATGAAGCTTCTGTCTTATGGGAAGTATAAGGCGAAACGATCAGAAAGTGGATGGATGAGGTATACAAATCCATAAAGTTTACTTAACGTTCACTAATTAGCTTGATGAGCATGGAGTACCGTAAGCAAAAAGGAAATTTATCACATTAAGCTAATTCGATATGAAAAAGTCCGATTTCAACCCCGTTAAGGTTGCATCCATCTGAAGAACAAGTATTAAAAGGAATTAAAAAAGCTGTGGAATTTACACATTCAACGGCTTTTTTAATGAATATGACTTAAATGAACTATTCTCTAAAGATTGATTTTAATTGCTATACTCAATACAGCAGCTGAGAAAAATTCATTTAAGAGTTGGCATGCGAAGTTTCATGTTACATATTATCCGATTAGAAAAAAGTAGATTTACCTCCCTCCTGCTCGTCATTACATCATTTCTCTCATACATTTACTACACTATCGTTGTAACACGGATTTCTGGTCCCTAAGAAGCTGGTAAATCAGATTCGAATTTATTTTTTTGTCTCTTTAAACCTAATTTGCCAGCGTAATAATCAAGTGTTTCTAAAACAGTAAAACGATGTCCGAGTTAACAACAAGGTTAGAGATGCGAAGAACGAGTTAACCAGTTTTATCTTGCATACCAAAAAAGACCATAATCTGTCATAACAGAGGCGTGGCCCATTTGATGCAACATGGCCGTAATATTGCCACGGTGATATGTTCCATGATTCACAACGTGTAGGACCACTTCAGAAAAACTAGTTTCCCGTAGCCCAGCATATGGATTATCAAGCACTAGCGTCTTTTCCAAATCTTCTTGTTGATTGAAAAACGATGTATACTGCTCAGATAAGTCGAAAAACATCGTTTCAATTCCCTCGATACTTTTCGTTTCAGTCTGTTCTTTCAAATGATCTGTAAATGCCAATGCTTCCTTCATGCTTTTACCAGAAAGAATGTTTAACCAACAGTAATCGGTAAGGTAAATGTGCGAAACTGTCTTTGATACGGATGGAAACACGCTTTGAATTTCCTTATGGTAAATGTCCCGTGGAAGTTCTTTTAACCGATCAAAAATTGTTTTATTCGCCCATACGTGGTAGTCATACAGGTTTAATGCATGATGCGTCATATTAAATCCCCTCCTTTTCCCACTATTCTTAATTATTCTTTTGATATGTGTTTTGTTCTGTTTCTATCTAACTAATCCCTCTTCCGCTCACCTGCCCAGTTAGGATTAGTTAAATTGTATTGTTATTAAACATTTGAATTGAGAACCACTCCAGGATCAAAGTTTGCTCATGCTATTGATAAAATGCAGACCTTTCCTTAAAATCCACAGGTGACTTCAATATTATGTACGGTTAATACTATTGGGACAGCTGGCGCCTTATTTAGCTTAGGGTACTATTTAGTGGTGAGTATGATTACATGGGGAATGAGTTTACTTCATACAGGTTCCTTACTAACAATGCCATTGTATTTTCTTATTCTTGTTATCATTATGGCTATTACTTGCAGGATTTTTCTTTATACTTCCAAGTTAAAGAATTCAAGTGTTTAATTTAAAACGAAAAGAGACTCATCATAATGAGTCTCTTTTGTAGAATGTAATAAAATTTAAACATGGTAACATGCTCACGCTGCTCCGCGATAAATCTTTTGCTTTTCCTGTTGCCGATTAGGTGGTCGAATCAAAATAGCGATGATAAATGATACAACACACAATGCGCCAATTACAATAAAAGTTGGCTTAAATCCACCTAGAAATGCACCAATAAAGGAACCTGCGAGTGCTCCAAAACCAAAACCTTGATATACGATTCCGTAGTTTTTACTATGATTTTTTAGACCAAAGAAATCACCAACAATAGCTGGAAAAATGGTGATATTTCCACCAAAACAAAAAGCAACGCTTGCTACACATACAAAATAGATACCATAATTTAAGTCCACAAAACTAAGAACAAAAACAGATATAGCTATAACGACAAACGTTGCGGAAACAATTTTTAAACGACCGATTTTATCTGACAACGGTCCCAAAATAATTCGGCCAACCGTATTAAAGATCGCAACCATAGCGACAGCATTAGCTGCTGTTGCGGCGCTAAGCCCTACGAGTTGAACACCGATATCTTTTACCATGCTAATTAAGTATAAGCCACTCATACATGATGTAAATAACATAATAAATAACAGATAAACTTCTTTTGTGCGTAGCATTTCTCTTGTTGTATAGTCATGACTTTTTGTTTCATGAACTGTATCTTGTTCAGCGGCTTTATGGATAAAACAAGCGCCTATTACTATCATAACTGCAACAATTAAGCCCCAATATAAAAACGCTTGTGATACACCAACTGAATCAATGAACTTTGCGTTAATGTATTTAAAAATTAGGCTACCCATGCCATATGCGGAGACAGATATACCAGCAATTAAACCTTTACGCTCTGGAAACCACTTTATTAAATTGGACAGTGAAGTAATATAGGCTGTACCATCTGCGTAACCTACAACAACTCCTGCTAGTACATAAAGCATTGGTAATGAGGAAACTTGCGAACTAAGCATCAAGCCAATTCCTAAGGCTAATCCGGCTATCATAATGAGTTTGCGAATTCCCCATTTTTCTTGTAATTTACTCGCAAACAAAGTTGAAAATGCTAAAGAAAAACTAGTGATCGAGAAGGTTATAGCAACAGAGTTAAGATTCCAGCCAAATTTACTTACTAAAGGTTGATTAAATAAGCTCCATGTATATATCGTTCCAAGACCCATTTGTACAATGATTGTACCGAGGACAACAAGCCATGGATTAACAGATGAATGTTTCATACCATCTTTTCCTCTCTTTTCTTAATTCAATTCTTTTCAATCATTGTCTAACGATGTTTATTATAACCACAATGCTACGCCAGATACGGATATTGAAGTGAAAATTAAAATGAATTAATACGGAGTAATACATTTCATATAAACAAGTGTTTCACTGTGATAGATATGTGAAAATTCTCATCTCAAGCTACTACAGCATTACGTTAAATTGGAATGTTTATTTCATTTTTAGACACTCTAAAAATGAGAGGTGTTATAAATGAATAATCCATACTCAAGAAAAGAAGGAAAAATTGATAATAAGAATAAAAACCTGTATAAAAGTGATGATGTTATTGACCTGGATGCAGATGAACAAGCAATGAACGGATTGTACGGAATGCCAGAAACTGAGCTGGAAGATAGTGATCATCACGAAAAAGAGACTTCAAAAAAATAAAATGGAAAATAGGTAATTTGCGTTCTTGATTGTTCTTTAACAACAAAAAGACACTCCGTTGTATTGGTAAGTGTCTTTTTGTTGATTAGATATATACGATTTTATTGCAGTAAAGCTGTGTTAAGATAAGGCATCTTCTAATGCTTATATACATATCGTATCAAACAATGTGATTATTTAGATGGGACTTCAGATGTATTTTTCTATCCTTAAAAAGTCTTATGGAAAATAAAAACAGATTAATATTCAATTTCATCGTAGTCTTTTGGCTGCGGCACAGTTTGCATATTCGCAGCATCTTTCGGATCACTGTAGATTGCATTTTGTTCTGTGCTCATGTCTTTCAAGTTTTGTTTTTTATTGTTATTAGGTTGTTTTTTCATCAGAATTCACTCCTTTTCTTTTCAAAGGTAGTTATGCCCTAATTTAGGTACTTTTACTTATGGTAACGGTGTGTATGAACAAAGGGTTTATTGAGCAAATGTATCAGCCACTAAATTGCTAAATTCTCTTAAATATTGAAGATAGTTGTTTCCGCCATAGTTATATCTTTTGTTATACATCTTTGCGATAACGACATTATATTCAGGAATAACTAAAATCGTTGGCCCTGTCACACCTAATATTTGATAAGATCCTTTTGGAACTCGTTCACCTATTTCACTTTGTAATGCTGGTGTATTTTGAACAAACCAAAATAATCCGTTTTGTGGTAAATCTGTATTTTTATAATGAGGACATTGAACTTGTGTTGCAATTTCAATAACTTTTTTCGGTACGATTTGATTTCCATTGATATATCCTTTATTCAAATGTAGATTACCCCAATAAGCAAATTCTCTTGCAGAGACAAAAAGGTTCGTCTCTGTTCCGTCATCTAGTTTCCCTACATGAGAAACTGCTTCCTCATTGGGATTCATAACCACTTGAACCAAATTCTCATGTTCTTTTGTTCGCCAAGCAGTTTCCTTAAATCCCGCAGGTGTAAAAACTCGTTCTTTTAGTAACTCTGGAAAGTTTTTGCTATATAGCTTATTTATGAGCTGTGTCATCATTAATACATTGATGCCTCTGTATGCCCATCCTTGTCCAGGTTCGAATTCTCGATACATTGTTCCATTCTCTTTCGTGTTTAAACCATGTGAATGTGTTACTAAATGTCTTATGGTTGTTTTACCGAGTATGTCCTTATCATAATCTTCGAAGTAATCCGCTGCATAATCATCAAGGTGCTTTATTTTTCCTTCATAAAGTGCATAGGCGATTGCGAGCCCTAAATAACTTTTTCTTGCAGAAGCGACATGAAACTGTGACGATGCTGTAATTGGAGAGCTATCGATCGTATTAGAATGATTTCCGCTATAGTGTTCTAGTACAACTTCATTATCTTTTAGAATAAATAGTGCTGCGGCAGAGCTATGATTCCATTCTTTTATATCTTCAACCCATGAAATTAATTCCGCGTATTTATCCATTTTTCAATTCCTCTCATTATCAAACTACATGTATCGAATTCCAAATTCGACAAAAAACGTTAAACCCCTTCGTATAATCTATTTGAAATGAAAAAGAGCTTAATTTCTTTTGTCTCAAGAAATTAAGCCCAAATCCCAAATTCACTTAAATCATTCTATTGGACCAGGATTCATGTTTTTTCCATAAAATATTTCATCCGTTTCCGTTGTTAATTTCCTTGTAATTTCTTCTTGTTCTTTTGCGGTTAATTTTTCTTTTGTATAACCAAATAGATAGTTGTTTAAATCAAATTCTTTTAGTTTACATTTTGTATGAAAAATATGTTCTTGATATACATTGACATCAATCATGTCATACAAACTTTTTACGTTTTCTGGAATGTAATTTTGGATAGAATTTATCTCGTGATCGATAAATAATTTATGCCCTGTTATATCTCTTGTAAACCCACGAACACGGTAATCAATTGTCATAATATCTGTATCGAATGAATGAATAAGATAATTTAGCGCTTTAAGCGGTGAGATTTCCCCGCATGTAGATACATCAATATCCGCTCTAAAAGTACTGATACCCTCATTTGGATGAAATTCCGGATACGTATGGACCGTAATATGACTTTTATCTAGCTGCATGACAACTGAATCAGGAAGCGGTCCAGGTGATTCAGTGAATGACTCAGTCGGAACTTCTACGATTGGACCTTCTGAAACCAATATAGTTACGCTTGCTCCTTGTGGAATATAATCCTGTTTGGCGATGTTTAATACATGTGCACCTATAATGTCAGATACATTTTGTAAAATCTTTGTTAATCTGTCTGCGTTGTATTGTTCATCTATGTATTCTATATAAGCTTCCCGTTCTTCTTTTGTTTTTGTGTAACAAATGTCATACATATTAAAACTTAATGATTTTGTGAGATTATTAAATCCATGCAATTGAATACGTTGCTCTGGTGTTAGTTTCATGATTGATTTCCCCTTATACTGTAATATTCATTGATTATTTACAAATCCCATATAAAATATGATTCCATACTACAATTTTTTAATGCATGGTTCTTTTTAACGACATTGAGATATGTATTAACAATATTGCATATGCATTATTGTTTTTTTATTTTTAATATTTTTGTAAAAATACGGTAAATGAAATTCTTTTTTGTTTTTATCCCATAAACAAGGTTTGTTCTTGTAATATGGAGCATAATTGAGATTTTGTTATATACAAAAAGAACTTGGATTCAATTGGATCCAAGTTCTTTTGTATACCTGATCTATTCATATTTCTAGCTGTGTAAACTTCCTTTCAACCAAGAGCGCGGTCGATAGAAACCGATTGGAATTTGGATGAGACTCGTTTTTCCTTGTGAATCGGCCCTGTAGATTTCATCACACAAGTTTGCATCGAATCCAAGAAGCGGGTGTCCTCCTAGTCCCATGCTAGAAGCTACCAATAATAACTTTTGTACAAGTATCCCTGCCGCCATCTGTTGAATGCGATATCCTCTATAACCAAGTGTTGTTTTGAGATGATCCTTATCCCCTAACACATGGAGACAAATCGGCACTTGGAATAGATTTACATTGTGCATTGTCATCCCATTTTGCAGTGAAAGTCGATGATCCCCAAGAAATATTTGCCGTAGCATATGATTTGCGCTGTCATAAGAATAAGCTCCATCTGGAATACCTTCAACACCAGACAAACAGACATTTAAGGAAACACAATCTGTAAGTTCTTTATGTGTTTCATCTAGATCATTTTGATAGGCAAAAGAAGCCATCGTCTCATGTAGCAAGTTCGTTACTTGTTTTCGATTTATCTTTTCGTTAACAAAATCCATTTCTGGTGAATATCGTTTTCGGCACGCTGCTGCGAAATCATATGACACTTTCTCACCCTTGGCTAGAACCATCGCCTGACCATCACAATTCATGTTCTGTTTTCTTCTTATTTTTTGAAACGATTGCGTTGATTCAAATAGAGATGCTTCATTCATTTGAATGAGCATCGGATATTCTGTGATTTTTCGTGACCGAACATAATGGTCATGATGAATATTTGGTAATTCTTGGCATAATTCAGTAGCAGAGATATCCTTATTCATTGCATCATCCCCATTATGAAACCATGTTGTTGTGTGTTTTACTGATAGTGGGATAATTGCATACGCACTTTCCTCTTGTGCAGATAAGCCAAGTAAGTGATTAATAGCCCGGTCAAGGAATTGGAAATATACGCCTGATGTGAAATCAAATCGCTTTGCTACTTCTTGCAATTGTCCGATTAACACGCCTGCATCTAATCCTTGCAGGCGGTAAGAAAAATTATTGTATTTAAAGAAATTTTTCCAAAACATTGTTGATACAAAAACCAGACCAAAACAAACGGATGTATCACAGCGATCGCCAAGAGAACGAGCTAGATATGAATCAAAATTCCCTTCTCTAAGTAACACTAAACGGTGATGTGCTACATCATAGTGATATACTCCAGTAGGTAAATGATCTATCTTTAAATACATATATAATTCATTGGGATATAAACCTCCGCCCGAAGGAGCAAATCGCCGATACGACTGTATGAAAGCTATTTCTTGTTCAATAAAATCGGAGGACATGGTTAATTGACAACATTGAGTAAGACCAAATACATACCAAAGAAAATGACCGATTTCGCGAAGATCTGGCTTTTGGGATGCTTCTAAATTTTCAAGTGTTAATGGTATTTCTGGGCATAACGGAATGGTAGGTAAACCACGATATAATTTATAAGAAAAGGGCTTGTCGTCCCAATCAGCTTCCCAATTTGGTGGTGTAACTTTCTCTGTATTGAAATGTAAATTATGCAAAAATGTATCTAAACTCATCCTGCGCCCCCTTCGTTACCATTTATACAGCCCCATCAGTGAGAATAAACTCCTACTGATGGAGGCTTTTTATGGAAATGGATGTGGATGTGGGTTAAGATCATCAAATGATAATGGCTGTTTTGTATACCCAAGCTCCATGGGCACTTTCAAGACTCTTTTTAACCCGGTTAAACGAGTAAGTTGGTATCCAAATGTCATTGGTAGCATCCCTGGAATTAGTACTTTCACACAGTGTAATCCATTACGAGCAATTTCTGACGTTGTTTGATTGACAACAATGACGTCAAGATTTCGTCTGTGAAGTACTTCAAGCATATCTTTTAAGTCATCAGTTAAGTCCGTATGTTTGACTCGCTCTTTAAATTCTTCATTAAACGTTCGAAGTGGACGTGTATCATCGAATAAAAACTGGAAACGCTCCTCTGCTTCCTGTAAACCGTATAACATCGAATGATCATCCATTTGTTTTACTAAGTACGGATCGGAGAGCATTTTCTTATATTTCTCTTTATGTTTCTCAAATTTCGGATCAAGTGTTAACATCATTCCCGCCAATTCATAAACAGCACTCTTAATCGCACGAATTGGATCTAGATGAGCTCCTGAAGCACAAAGAAGATTCATACCGTGTTCTTTTCTGTTTTTCGCTATAACCCAAACGCTTGGAATTCCATGCTCCATCGTCGAGTTGAAAATGTGTAAATCATAACCTGCTACTGCTTTCACACGATGAATCATTAATTGTAATTCTTCATCGTGAATAGAAGAAAGATCAAGACGCGGTAGAGGAAGCTGTGCATACCAGGTTAACAAAAACGAATCACGTTCAATTACTTCTAGCATGCCGTGAAAAATGGCTTCTTCTAAGCTGCCACCTAGTGCACAACCATTAGAAGTTTCATAAACAAACCCTTCACTATTTAAGCTGTAATAAGCAAGAAGTTCTGGAACCAAAATCGGGCGCTCTTGTAAAAATGAATAGCCCCAAACCCAGTTCATTGGACGATCTGGGTGAAATAATTTGAATGGGAAATTAGGCTGCATATATTTTTCTTTTGCGTGTATACCTACGTCAAGAGGATTAAGTGCTTGATCAGCTAAGTTATAAAAGGTGTCATGAATAACAGTTTGTTTTCCGCGAGGTTCGAGACCGCAGTATCTCTCTAATCCTTCTAAAATAGCAGTTAACTCACTTTCCTCATAAGAGTGGGTTCGTCCTGCTGTTCCTTCATCTCCAAAGGGAAATGGAAGATTTACACTTACATCCGCAAAAGGTGGTGTCATATCATATGCCTTATCGTTTAAAAAACCAGTTTGATAATCTAAGTAATCTTTGACTAACACTGTACTCAGTTCAGACATGGAACGACAGCGAAAAGTGTTCATATGAAGCTTCTTATTTGGCTGCAATGAAATTTCAGCTAGTGCAGCAGAATCTTTTGGTAATGAGCTACAAACGGGACAAAGCGGATGAGGAAGGAAGAAATGATAAGAACTTTTTAATGTTTTTAGGTTAACGAAAAGCATATGTTCTTCTAACAGACTGCCGTCACCTTGCATGATACAATGAACTTCTTTTACAAGGTGATGCATCATCTGTAATAAACCGTTATTCGATGCCGAAATGTCACGTTGTATTTCTTGTTTGTATGCTAGGATTTGTTGTATGTTCCACATTTCTTTTGAATCATTTCCTGCTAATATGCGCCGATTATCTGCACATTGAGAACACCCTGGTATACCTGGACGTACAAAAGGGCCGATAAGGGCTTCCCCAAATGAAACAAAAGCTCGTAACCAAGGAATCTGAATGGTTTCTGCTTGTTTATGAATAGAAGGATTCCAATTATCATGTAATACGAGAACTAAATCTGTTTCTTTTGGTATTAGTTTTTCAAAATCGGTATATTGATTGACTTTATATTGTGAGGATAGTTCTTTATACACGTAATCTGCCAACAATCCCTCGCCCACAATAACAACAGCGCTCAACTGGATTCCTCCTTCCTTATCAATACACCTACTATGTCTGTTGAATTTTCTTTCCAGACATCTTCTAATTGTATCTCTAATACTACAAGCTGTTGTCTATTTTCTATTAAGAGTTGTTCGGCGGATTGTAAAACCTCTAATTCTGTAACGCTTGCACTAGACGGAATGATTACGTGTAGTGGCTCTTTTTCTTGTAATACGACTGACGAAATTTCTCTTGCTTGTGATGTAGAAGAATCGACCTGATTTTGCACGTCTGAAAGTGCTTGCTGTAAAGCTCTTCGTAATGCTAAAGTGATATTTAAATCTACACTTCCATACCAGTGATTATTCGTACCTACCCACATTACAGGAAAACCTAATATTGTTTTTCCCACGCCAATTATTGGTGTTTCTTGCATCGTAGCAAGAGACTGTAAATAAAAAAGGCAACGTTCATCTTCTATGCTATCTAACTGTATTTGAGAAACAGGGATTTTTTTGTTCATCTGATTCTTACTAAATTCTCCATGTAAACACTTTTGTAACCCCCGGCAAATACTTTCTGTCATTGTTGTACCTACACCAATTCCTATAAAGTGTTGTGAAATTTTCTCTCGTTCTGGAATCTGTGAAAAGAGTAAGTTAGCCATTCGTGATACGTAGGCTTCGATTCCAGATAGGCCAGCTTCATATCGCGCCTCCGTATGTGTTAAACCCATACCTATCATGCTTGGTAACAATGAAGTTGGTCCATCTGATATGGGATCAACTACTTGCATACGACACTGTGCTAAAGGAAGTTGTTTTAAGTCTCCTTCCTCCCAAATATGAAAAATTCCAGCTTCCTTGGAAATTAAATGGTGTAAGTTAAAAATAGATGGATTCGATTCACTTTTATTTGAACTTTGTTCGGTTTTTGCGCTGATGTCTTGCAACCATTCGATATTTATATTTCCTCTTACTAAAGGATGAGGCAAAAAAGAATGCCAGTTTCCTTCTAACGTTTCTAAATTGAGCAAGAAAAATTGATTTGTGTCTGAGGGCTTCGTAACTCCTGTAACCTTTTTGAATAATTCAAACACGGCTACATTTGCTAGCATCGATTCAGCTGTAGAAGAAAGTGT
This region includes:
- a CDS encoding DUF2785 domain-containing protein, translating into MMDQYELKQELQRIKNNNYSVPEDVDAYPYAQWMLDYIGSPDAELRDKLIYSTLSRWITGEVFRQKELRGLLLQALSPDYLFYKIGDKGTDSVFKRAFSILIPPLVLSVHERESFLSEEQLYSVAEQVLDYVYLEQDVRGYIEGKGWAHSTAHVADALNALARTIQNREFAHAILVAVRHKVCLHDYLYINFEDERLVTAVMSLWNQNTLVEEEWKNWLHSFTIIEADPSPQNDILVQNIRTFLRSLYFRTLEKEANSAFTIAVLETLKELKR
- a CDS encoding DinB family protein, coding for MTHHALNLYDYHVWANKTIFDRLKELPRDIYHKEIQSVFPSVSKTVSHIYLTDYCWLNILSGKSMKEALAFTDHLKEQTETKSIEGIETMFFDLSEQYTSFFNQQEDLEKTLVLDNPYAGLRETSFSEVVLHVVNHGTYHRGNITAMLHQMGHASVMTDYGLFWYAR
- a CDS encoding OFA family MFS transporter — translated: MKHSSVNPWLVVLGTIIVQMGLGTIYTWSLFNQPLVSKFGWNLNSVAITFSITSFSLAFSTLFASKLQEKWGIRKLIMIAGLALGIGLMLSSQVSSLPMLYVLAGVVVGYADGTAYITSLSNLIKWFPERKGLIAGISVSAYGMGSLIFKYINAKFIDSVGVSQAFLYWGLIVAVMIVIGACFIHKAAEQDTVHETKSHDYTTREMLRTKEVYLLFIMLFTSCMSGLYLISMVKDIGVQLVGLSAATAANAVAMVAIFNTVGRIILGPLSDKIGRLKIVSATFVVIAISVFVLSFVDLNYGIYFVCVASVAFCFGGNITIFPAIVGDFFGLKNHSKNYGIVYQGFGFGALAGSFIGAFLGGFKPTFIVIGALCVVSFIIAILIRPPNRQQEKQKIYRGAA
- a CDS encoding DUF4021 domain-containing protein; this translates as MNNPYSRKEGKIDNKNKNLYKSDDVIDLDADEQAMNGLYGMPETELEDSDHHEKETSKK
- a CDS encoding serine hydrolase domain-containing protein; translation: MDKYAELISWVEDIKEWNHSSAAALFILKDNEVVLEHYSGNHSNTIDSSPITASSQFHVASARKSYLGLAIAYALYEGKIKHLDDYAADYFEDYDKDILGKTTIRHLVTHSHGLNTKENGTMYREFEPGQGWAYRGINVLMMTQLINKLYSKNFPELLKERVFTPAGFKETAWRTKEHENLVQVVMNPNEEAVSHVGKLDDGTETNLFVSAREFAYWGNLHLNKGYINGNQIVPKKVIEIATQVQCPHYKNTDLPQNGLFWFVQNTPALQSEIGERVPKGSYQILGVTGPTILVIPEYNVVIAKMYNKRYNYGGNNYLQYLREFSNLVADTFAQ
- the speD gene encoding adenosylmethionine decarboxylase, producing MKLTPEQRIQLHGFNNLTKSLSFNMYDICYTKTKEEREAYIEYIDEQYNADRLTKILQNVSDIIGAHVLNIAKQDYIPQGASVTILVSEGPIVEVPTESFTESPGPLPDSVVMQLDKSHITVHTYPEFHPNEGISTFRADIDVSTCGEISPLKALNYLIHSFDTDIMTIDYRVRGFTRDITGHKLFIDHEINSIQNYIPENVKSLYDMIDVNVYQEHIFHTKCKLKEFDLNNYLFGYTKEKLTAKEQEEITRKLTTETDEIFYGKNMNPGPIE
- a CDS encoding SagB family peptide dehydrogenase; translated protein: MSLDTFLHNLHFNTEKVTPPNWEADWDDKPFSYKLYRGLPTIPLCPEIPLTLENLEASQKPDLREIGHFLWYVFGLTQCCQLTMSSDFIEQEIAFIQSYRRFAPSGGGLYPNELYMYLKIDHLPTGVYHYDVAHHRLVLLREGNFDSYLARSLGDRCDTSVCFGLVFVSTMFWKNFFKYNNFSYRLQGLDAGVLIGQLQEVAKRFDFTSGVYFQFLDRAINHLLGLSAQEESAYAIIPLSVKHTTTWFHNGDDAMNKDISATELCQELPNIHHDHYVRSRKITEYPMLIQMNEASLFESTQSFQKIRRKQNMNCDGQAMVLAKGEKVSYDFAAACRKRYSPEMDFVNEKINRKQVTNLLHETMASFAYQNDLDETHKELTDCVSLNVCLSGVEGIPDGAYSYDSANHMLRQIFLGDHRLSLQNGMTMHNVNLFQVPICLHVLGDKDHLKTTLGYRGYRIQQMAAGILVQKLLLVASSMGLGGHPLLGFDANLCDEIYRADSQGKTSLIQIPIGFYRPRSWLKGSLHS
- a CDS encoding TOMM precursor leader peptide-binding protein, encoding MSAVVIVGEGLLADYVYKELSSQYKVNQYTDFEKLIPKETDLVLVLHDNWNPSIHKQAETIQIPWLRAFVSFGEALIGPFVRPGIPGCSQCADNRRILAGNDSKEMWNIQQILAYKQEIQRDISASNNGLLQMMHHLVKEVHCIMQGDGSLLEEHMLFVNLKTLKSSYHFFLPHPLCPVCSSLPKDSAALAEISLQPNKKLHMNTFRCRSMSELSTVLVKDYLDYQTGFLNDKAYDMTPPFADVSVNLPFPFGDEGTAGRTHSYEESELTAILEGLERYCGLEPRGKQTVIHDTFYNLADQALNPLDVGIHAKEKYMQPNFPFKLFHPDRPMNWVWGYSFLQERPILVPELLAYYSLNSEGFVYETSNGCALGGSLEEAIFHGMLEVIERDSFLLTWYAQLPLPRLDLSSIHDEELQLMIHRVKAVAGYDLHIFNSTMEHGIPSVWVIAKNRKEHGMNLLCASGAHLDPIRAIKSAVYELAGMMLTLDPKFEKHKEKYKKMLSDPYLVKQMDDHSMLYGLQEAEERFQFLFDDTRPLRTFNEEFKERVKHTDLTDDLKDMLEVLHRRNLDVIVVNQTTSEIARNGLHCVKVLIPGMLPMTFGYQLTRLTGLKRVLKVPMELGYTKQPLSFDDLNPHPHPFP